A portion of the Pseudarthrobacter defluvii genome contains these proteins:
- the fdhD gene encoding formate dehydrogenase accessory sulfurtransferase FdhD has product MGRVTQRRKVHKYVLDGSPAALEYPVRHREDVLAVEEPLEIRLGRLSYSVTMRTPGDDFDLVAGFLVSEGVIWAPEQLVSLRFCAGEDENGVQTFNVVEAQLRPDVPLPDTGRKVYTSSSCGICGTDSIEAVRKSSHFSPQADPLTVDAKVLASLPALLRKSQRVFDDTGGVHAAGLFKIEDDGGPRLLCLREDVGRHNAVDKVVGWALREGLLPLAGTVLQVSGRASFELVQKAALAGIPVLSAVSAPSSLAVELAEANGLTVAGFSRGTSFNVYAGNSRILRPEPALPAAQGPGA; this is encoded by the coding sequence ATGGGACGCGTAACCCAGCGCCGCAAGGTGCACAAGTATGTCCTGGACGGTTCGCCGGCCGCCCTGGAGTACCCGGTCCGGCACCGCGAAGACGTCCTGGCCGTGGAGGAACCGCTCGAAATCCGGTTGGGCAGGCTTTCCTACTCGGTCACCATGCGCACGCCGGGGGACGACTTTGACCTGGTGGCTGGGTTCCTGGTGTCCGAGGGCGTCATCTGGGCGCCCGAACAGCTGGTATCGCTGCGGTTCTGCGCCGGCGAGGACGAGAACGGGGTCCAGACATTCAACGTGGTGGAGGCCCAGCTGCGGCCGGACGTCCCACTTCCCGATACCGGCCGCAAGGTTTACACATCAAGCTCCTGCGGCATTTGCGGCACGGATTCCATCGAGGCAGTCCGGAAATCGTCCCACTTCAGCCCGCAGGCGGACCCGTTGACGGTGGACGCAAAAGTCCTGGCTTCCCTGCCCGCGCTGCTGCGGAAGTCCCAGCGCGTCTTTGACGATACCGGGGGCGTTCACGCGGCGGGGCTGTTCAAGATTGAGGATGACGGCGGGCCGCGGCTCCTTTGCCTGCGCGAGGACGTTGGGCGGCACAACGCGGTTGACAAAGTGGTGGGCTGGGCGCTGCGCGAAGGTCTCCTGCCGCTGGCCGGGACGGTCCTCCAGGTTTCCGGCAGGGCATCGTTCGAACTGGTGCAGAAAGCGGCCCTGGCGGGCATTCCTGTCCTGTCGGCCGTCAGTGCCCCTTCGAGCCTGGCCGTGGAGCTCGCTGAGGCCAACGGGCTGACCGTGGCCGGATTCAGCCGGGGCACCAGTTTTAACGTCTACGCCGGGAACTCACGGATCCTGCGGCCCGAACCGGCCCTGCCCGCAGCGCAGGGGCCCGGTGCATAG
- a CDS encoding alpha-mannosidase codes for MHDDRRITEVRLARFVRERIAPAVYSRSVPLALSSWEVPDEPVPALEAMRQEFRPQEHGAAWGRPWGTTWLRLQGEVPESWGGGPDTTVEVVVDLGFTTEAPGFQCEGIAWRPDGTIIKAISPRNQYIPLKLLGSGMAVDFYVEAAANPDMAQGWTFAATPLGDKATAGGAPQYRLGNIAIAELNQCVWELQQDVWTLSGLMEQLPLELPRRHEILRALERMMDVMDPDDVAGTAAAGRQALAGVLGRPAYASAHQLVATGHAHIDSAWLWPVRETIRKCARTFSNVVALMDEDPNFVFSCSSAQQLAWIKELYPELFSRIREKVQAGQFVPVGGMWVESDTNMPGGEAMARQFAEGKSFFLAEFGVECREAWLPDSFGYSAALPQIVKAAGSSWFLTQKISWNQTNRMPHHTFNWEGIDGTRLFTHFPPVDTYNSDLSGRDLAHAERNYRDHGRGSVSLVPFGYGDGGGGPTREMLAAAARTADLEGSPKVRIGSAESFFRQAEAEYQALPVWVGEMYLELHRGTYTSQARTKKGNRRSEHLLREAELWCATAAVRAGSAYDYPGAELQRLWQLVLLQQFHDILPGSSIAWVHHDAERNYQAIETALEALIGQAAAAMLGSGDRQFLLNAAPHARDGVPALAAAEPVAFQEPAHATPEDGGYILDNGVIRAVVDSDGLLSSLWDRASGREAIAPGQRGNLLELHRDTPNEWDAWDIDEFYRRNVTPLVQAESVRLANEGGTAVVVVERSAGTSKLTQRITLAPGSPSLEITTTVDWQEREKLLKLGFALDVRADRSAAEMQFGHVFRPTHTNTSWEAAKFEICAHRWIHVGEPGYGVAVSNSSTYGHDVGRSVRESDGGTTTTVRLSLLRAPKFPDPDADRGHHELTVAIRPGADIADAVQEGYRTNLAPRLVRGASPVEPLFSVSNPALVIEAVKLAQDGSGDVVVRLYESLGQRSAGSITANFPVRNVLATDLLERITEAPGVAPSDRGADLRLRPFQLVTLRFARK; via the coding sequence TTGCATGACGACCGCAGGATCACGGAAGTCCGCCTGGCAAGGTTTGTGCGCGAGCGCATCGCCCCCGCCGTCTACAGCAGGTCCGTCCCGCTTGCCCTGAGCAGCTGGGAAGTCCCGGACGAACCGGTCCCCGCGCTCGAAGCGATGCGGCAGGAGTTCCGGCCGCAGGAGCACGGCGCCGCGTGGGGCCGGCCCTGGGGCACCACCTGGCTGCGGCTGCAAGGGGAGGTTCCTGAATCCTGGGGCGGCGGCCCGGACACCACGGTGGAGGTGGTGGTGGACCTGGGGTTCACCACCGAAGCGCCCGGCTTCCAGTGCGAGGGCATTGCCTGGCGGCCCGACGGCACCATCATCAAGGCCATTTCTCCCCGCAACCAGTACATCCCCCTGAAACTGCTGGGCAGCGGCATGGCGGTGGACTTCTACGTGGAGGCGGCCGCGAACCCGGACATGGCACAGGGCTGGACCTTCGCCGCCACACCGCTGGGTGACAAGGCTACCGCAGGGGGAGCGCCCCAGTACCGGCTGGGCAACATCGCCATCGCTGAACTCAACCAGTGCGTGTGGGAACTCCAGCAGGACGTCTGGACGCTGTCCGGGCTCATGGAACAACTCCCTCTGGAGCTTCCACGGCGCCATGAAATCCTCCGGGCCCTCGAACGCATGATGGACGTAATGGATCCCGACGATGTTGCCGGGACCGCTGCGGCGGGACGGCAGGCGCTCGCCGGGGTCCTCGGCAGGCCGGCCTACGCATCGGCGCACCAGTTGGTTGCCACGGGTCATGCGCACATTGACTCTGCATGGCTGTGGCCGGTCCGGGAAACCATCCGCAAATGCGCCAGGACCTTTTCCAATGTGGTGGCCCTGATGGACGAAGACCCAAACTTTGTCTTCTCCTGTTCGTCCGCCCAGCAGTTGGCCTGGATCAAGGAGTTGTACCCGGAGCTGTTCAGCCGCATCCGGGAAAAGGTGCAGGCTGGACAGTTCGTCCCCGTGGGCGGCATGTGGGTGGAGTCGGATACCAACATGCCCGGTGGCGAAGCCATGGCCCGGCAGTTCGCGGAGGGCAAAAGCTTCTTCCTGGCGGAGTTTGGCGTCGAGTGCCGGGAAGCCTGGTTGCCGGACTCGTTCGGATACAGTGCCGCCCTGCCCCAAATCGTCAAGGCTGCCGGCAGCAGTTGGTTCCTGACCCAGAAAATCTCCTGGAACCAGACCAATCGTATGCCGCACCATACCTTCAACTGGGAGGGGATCGACGGCACCCGGTTGTTCACCCACTTCCCGCCGGTGGACACCTATAACTCGGACCTAAGCGGCAGGGACCTGGCGCACGCCGAACGTAACTACCGGGACCACGGCCGCGGTTCCGTGTCGTTGGTGCCGTTCGGCTACGGCGACGGCGGCGGCGGCCCCACCCGGGAGATGCTCGCCGCTGCCGCCCGCACCGCGGACTTGGAAGGATCACCAAAGGTCAGGATCGGCTCGGCCGAGAGCTTCTTCCGGCAGGCCGAGGCAGAGTACCAGGCCCTGCCCGTCTGGGTGGGGGAGATGTATCTGGAGCTGCACCGCGGCACGTACACCAGCCAGGCCCGCACCAAGAAGGGCAACCGGCGCAGTGAGCACCTGCTGCGGGAAGCGGAACTGTGGTGCGCCACGGCCGCCGTCCGCGCCGGCAGTGCCTACGATTACCCGGGAGCCGAGCTTCAGCGACTCTGGCAGCTGGTCCTGCTGCAGCAGTTCCACGACATCCTTCCCGGCAGCTCCATCGCCTGGGTCCACCACGACGCGGAGCGGAATTACCAGGCAATCGAAACTGCCCTCGAGGCACTGATCGGCCAGGCTGCTGCCGCGATGCTTGGTTCCGGTGACCGGCAATTTTTGCTGAACGCAGCTCCGCACGCCCGGGATGGCGTCCCCGCGCTGGCCGCAGCTGAACCCGTGGCGTTCCAGGAACCGGCACATGCCACGCCGGAGGACGGGGGCTACATCCTGGACAACGGGGTCATCCGGGCGGTGGTGGATTCCGACGGTCTTCTGTCCTCCCTGTGGGACCGCGCCAGCGGCCGCGAAGCGATCGCTCCCGGCCAGCGCGGCAACCTGCTGGAGCTGCACCGGGACACCCCCAATGAGTGGGATGCCTGGGACATCGATGAGTTCTATCGGCGCAACGTCACGCCGCTGGTCCAGGCAGAGTCGGTCCGCCTTGCCAATGAAGGCGGCACTGCAGTGGTGGTTGTGGAGCGGTCGGCAGGCACGTCGAAGCTGACGCAGCGGATCACCCTGGCCCCTGGTAGCCCGTCATTGGAAATCACCACGACCGTGGACTGGCAGGAGCGCGAAAAGCTGCTGAAACTTGGCTTCGCCCTGGATGTGCGGGCAGACCGGTCGGCTGCCGAAATGCAGTTCGGCCACGTTTTCCGGCCCACCCATACCAACACGTCCTGGGAGGCGGCGAAGTTCGAAATTTGCGCCCACCGTTGGATCCATGTGGGCGAACCAGGCTACGGCGTGGCGGTTTCCAACTCATCCACGTATGGCCACGACGTGGGCAGGAGCGTCCGGGAATCCGACGGCGGAACCACCACCACGGTGCGGCTCTCCCTGCTGCGGGCGCCGAAGTTCCCCGACCCGGATGCCGACCGAGGCCACCATGAACTGACGGTTGCCATCCGGCCAGGCGCCGATATTGCGGACGCAGTCCAGGAGGGGTACCGGACCAACCTGGCACCGCGGCTGGTCCGGGGTGCCTCTCCGGTGGAGCCGCTCTTCAGCGTCAGTAATCCCGCCTTGGTGATCGAAGCCGTGAAACTGGCGCAGGACGGTTCAGGAGATGTTGTGGTCCGCCTCTACGAGTCGCTGGGACAGCGCTCCGCTGGAAGCATTACCGCCAATTTCCCAGTGCGGAACGTTCTTGCCACGGACCTCCTGGAACGCATTACTGAGGCTCCCGGGGTCGCTCCCTCCGACAGAGGGGCCGATCTTAGGCTGCGGCCGTTCCAGTTGGTGACGTTGAGGTTTGCCCGGAAGTAG
- a CDS encoding ABC-F family ATP-binding cassette domain-containing protein, with protein MTATLVAKDVSGGHGHRTLFSGLSLTVAPGDVVGVVGANGAGKSTLLRLLAGVDQPQEGSVSLAPSDAFVGWLPQEHERIPGETVAAYIARRTGCAEATAEMESTAEALGSGAPGSDDAYSRAFDRWMASGAADLDDRIPAVLADLGLDAGPDALMTGLSGGQAARVALAALLLSRFDVVLLDEPTNDLDLAGLATLENFVTGLRGGVVLVSHDREFLARCVTRVVELDLAQNTVAVYDGGYDAFLEERAVARRHAREKYEEFASTKADLVSRARTQREWSSQGVRNAMKKNPDNDKIRRAASTESSEKQAQKVRQMESRIARLDVVEEPRKEWQLQFSIGQAPRSSAVVATLRNAVARQGDFTLGPVNLQLNGGERVGITGPNGAGKSTLLRLLLGTQAPDDGDASMGASVAVGEIDQARGLLDGRLPLGDAVEAVLADWTGADVRTLLAKFGLKADHTARTVDSLSPGERTRAALALLQARGVNLLVLDEPTNHLDLPAIEQLEEALESYDGALLLVTHDRRLLENVRLDYRWHLDNGTVQELHHTASQEK; from the coding sequence ATGACTGCAACCCTTGTTGCCAAGGACGTCTCCGGTGGCCATGGGCACCGCACGCTTTTTTCCGGGCTCTCGCTGACAGTGGCGCCCGGCGACGTGGTGGGCGTCGTGGGCGCGAATGGCGCAGGGAAGTCCACGCTGCTGCGCCTCCTTGCCGGAGTCGACCAGCCACAGGAAGGCTCGGTGAGCCTTGCCCCCTCCGATGCCTTTGTCGGCTGGCTTCCCCAGGAACATGAGCGGATCCCCGGCGAAACGGTGGCCGCCTACATCGCCCGACGGACAGGCTGTGCCGAGGCGACAGCGGAGATGGAATCCACGGCGGAAGCTTTAGGCTCGGGCGCTCCGGGATCGGATGACGCCTACTCCCGTGCCTTCGACCGCTGGATGGCCTCCGGCGCCGCCGACCTGGATGACCGCATCCCAGCGGTGCTGGCAGACCTGGGCCTGGACGCGGGCCCCGACGCGCTGATGACGGGCCTTTCCGGCGGTCAGGCAGCACGCGTGGCCTTGGCCGCCCTCCTGCTGAGCCGCTTCGATGTGGTGCTGCTCGACGAGCCCACCAACGACCTTGACCTTGCCGGCCTGGCCACCCTGGAAAACTTCGTGACCGGGCTGCGCGGGGGAGTGGTGCTGGTCAGCCATGACCGCGAGTTCCTGGCCCGCTGCGTCACCCGCGTGGTGGAGCTGGACCTGGCGCAAAATACCGTGGCAGTTTACGACGGCGGCTACGACGCCTTCCTTGAGGAACGGGCCGTGGCTCGCCGGCACGCCCGCGAGAAGTACGAGGAGTTTGCCTCCACCAAGGCTGACCTGGTGTCCCGCGCACGGACGCAGCGCGAGTGGAGCTCGCAGGGCGTCCGGAACGCGATGAAGAAGAACCCGGACAACGACAAGATCCGGCGCGCTGCCAGTACCGAGTCGTCGGAGAAGCAGGCACAGAAGGTCCGGCAGATGGAGTCGCGCATCGCGCGCCTGGACGTGGTGGAGGAGCCCCGGAAGGAATGGCAGCTGCAGTTCAGCATCGGCCAGGCACCCCGCTCCAGCGCCGTCGTCGCCACCCTCCGCAATGCAGTGGCACGCCAAGGTGATTTCACGCTGGGCCCGGTCAACCTTCAGCTCAACGGCGGGGAGCGCGTGGGCATCACCGGTCCCAACGGGGCCGGCAAGTCCACCCTCCTGCGCCTGCTGCTGGGAACCCAGGCACCGGACGACGGCGACGCCTCCATGGGTGCCTCCGTCGCCGTCGGTGAAATTGACCAGGCCCGCGGACTCCTTGACGGCCGGCTGCCGCTGGGGGACGCCGTCGAAGCAGTCCTGGCCGACTGGACCGGCGCCGATGTCCGCACGCTCCTGGCCAAGTTCGGCCTCAAGGCGGACCACACCGCGCGGACCGTTGATTCCCTGTCGCCGGGGGAGCGGACGCGGGCAGCACTGGCGCTGCTGCAGGCGCGCGGCGTGAACCTGCTGGTGCTGGACGAACCCACCAACCACCTTGACCTGCCCGCCATCGAGCAGCTGGAAGAGGCCCTTGAAAGCTACGACGGAGCGCTGCTGCTGGTAACCCACGACCGCCGGCTGCTCGAAAATGTACGACTCGACTACCGGTGGCACCTGGACAACGGCACGGTCCAGGAGCTCCACCACACTGCAAGCCAGGAGAAATAA
- a CDS encoding ABC transporter ATP-binding protein, producing the protein MSMDRVAWSSLYNISTAKSGSKPFSKETLKRVLAFAAPHKGKLIAFVLSSIAAAFLAVATPVLAGQVVDAIIDKAAAGTVIWLAVLIAIVAVGEAGVGLLTRWLSSTIGEGVIVDLRTRVFDHVQRMPIAFFTRTRTGALVSRLNNDVIGAQSAFAGTLSGVVSNSVALILTLVVMLNKSWLVTVLAMVLLPIFLIPARRMGSKLADLRREAAAHNAAMGTQMTERFSAPGATLVKLFGRPDEESREFAARAGRVRDIGVRMAMLQFTFVTALTLVSALALALVYGLGGWLALGGQLAPGDVVVLALLLTRLYAPLTALSNARVEVMSALVSFERVFEILDLKPLIQQKPDAVPVPAGPVSVEFDNVRFAYPSADKVSLASLEEVSTLDTRGGEEVLHGVSFRVEPGQTVALVGSSGAGKSTIAQLLSRLYDVDSGAVRLGGTAPGTGLDVRDTTFDSLRDTLGMVTQDGHLFHETIASNLRLARPDATDEDMWDVLRQARLETMIRSLPDGLETVVGERGYRLSGGERQRLTIARLLIAQPRVVILDEATAALDSTNEAAVQAALGAALEGRTAVVIAHRLSTVRAADAILVVEGGRIVERGTHTELLAADGRYAELYRTQFAEATAVAQESVPEF; encoded by the coding sequence ATGAGCATGGACCGCGTGGCCTGGAGCTCGCTCTACAACATCAGCACCGCCAAAAGCGGCTCCAAGCCGTTCTCCAAGGAAACCCTGAAGCGGGTGCTGGCCTTCGCCGCTCCCCATAAGGGCAAGCTCATCGCCTTCGTGCTCTCCTCCATCGCGGCGGCCTTCCTGGCGGTGGCCACCCCGGTGCTCGCCGGCCAGGTGGTGGACGCCATCATCGATAAGGCCGCCGCCGGCACGGTGATCTGGCTGGCCGTGCTGATCGCCATCGTGGCCGTGGGCGAAGCGGGAGTGGGGCTGCTGACCCGCTGGCTGTCCTCGACCATCGGCGAAGGCGTCATCGTGGACCTGCGCACCCGGGTGTTCGACCACGTGCAGCGCATGCCCATCGCCTTTTTCACCCGGACCCGGACAGGAGCGCTGGTCAGCCGCCTCAACAACGACGTCATCGGGGCGCAGTCCGCGTTCGCCGGAACCCTCTCCGGCGTCGTGAGCAATTCCGTGGCGTTGATTCTGACCCTGGTCGTGATGCTCAACAAGTCCTGGCTGGTCACAGTGCTCGCCATGGTCCTGCTGCCGATCTTCCTGATCCCGGCCCGCCGCATGGGCTCCAAACTGGCGGACCTGCGCCGTGAAGCCGCTGCGCACAACGCCGCCATGGGCACCCAGATGACGGAGCGGTTCTCCGCGCCCGGCGCCACGCTGGTGAAGCTTTTCGGCCGCCCGGATGAGGAATCCCGCGAGTTCGCTGCCCGCGCGGGCCGCGTCCGTGACATCGGCGTCCGCATGGCCATGCTGCAGTTCACGTTCGTCACGGCGCTGACCCTGGTGTCCGCGCTCGCGCTCGCGCTGGTGTACGGACTGGGCGGCTGGCTCGCCCTGGGCGGCCAGCTCGCGCCCGGCGACGTGGTGGTCCTGGCGCTGCTCCTGACCCGGCTCTACGCCCCGCTCACGGCGCTGTCCAACGCCCGCGTGGAAGTCATGAGCGCACTGGTCAGCTTTGAACGGGTCTTCGAGATCCTGGACCTGAAACCGCTGATCCAGCAGAAGCCGGACGCCGTGCCCGTTCCGGCCGGACCCGTATCAGTGGAGTTCGACAACGTCCGGTTCGCCTACCCCTCGGCGGACAAGGTCTCCCTGGCCTCGCTGGAGGAGGTCTCCACCCTGGACACCCGCGGCGGCGAGGAAGTGCTGCACGGCGTCAGCTTCCGGGTGGAACCGGGACAGACGGTGGCGCTGGTGGGCTCCTCGGGTGCCGGCAAGTCCACCATTGCGCAGCTGCTGTCGCGGCTGTACGACGTCGACTCCGGCGCCGTGCGTCTAGGCGGCACCGCGCCGGGGACCGGGCTGGACGTCCGGGACACCACCTTCGATTCGCTCCGCGACACCCTGGGCATGGTCACCCAGGACGGCCACCTGTTCCATGAGACCATCGCCTCCAACCTCCGGCTGGCCCGTCCCGACGCAACCGATGAGGACATGTGGGACGTCCTGCGGCAGGCCCGGCTGGAAACCATGATCAGGTCCCTGCCGGACGGGCTGGAGACAGTGGTGGGGGAGCGCGGCTACCGGCTTTCCGGCGGTGAACGCCAGCGGCTGACCATCGCCCGGCTCCTGATCGCCCAGCCCCGTGTCGTCATCCTCGATGAGGCCACTGCGGCACTGGACTCCACGAACGAAGCCGCCGTGCAGGCAGCCCTGGGCGCCGCACTCGAGGGCCGGACCGCCGTCGTGATTGCGCACCGGCTCTCCACCGTCCGCGCGGCGGACGCCATCCTGGTGGTGGAGGGTGGCCGCATCGTGGAACGTGGTACACACACCGAACTGCTGGCAGCCGACGGCCGCTACGCCGAGCTGTACAGGACGCAGTTTGCCGAGGCCACGGCGGTTGCGCAGGAGTCTGTACCCGAGTTCTAG
- a CDS encoding NUDIX hydrolase, giving the protein MKHRIVVSAVCVFDDAGRLLTVRKRGTAMFMHPGGKPEPGETAVQAAARELAEEVGIVLHPQELELMGVWIADAANEAATDIEATVFIAPGTWQASPAAEIAEIRWLDITGPAEDQDFPQDLAPLLTDHILPLLAARAV; this is encoded by the coding sequence ATGAAGCACCGGATTGTGGTGTCCGCCGTCTGTGTCTTCGACGACGCCGGACGGCTCCTGACAGTGCGGAAACGGGGAACGGCCATGTTCATGCACCCCGGCGGCAAACCGGAGCCGGGTGAAACAGCCGTCCAGGCCGCCGCCCGCGAGCTCGCCGAAGAAGTGGGAATTGTCCTGCACCCGCAGGAACTCGAGCTCATGGGGGTCTGGATCGCCGACGCCGCCAACGAGGCCGCCACCGACATCGAAGCCACCGTCTTCATCGCCCCGGGCACCTGGCAGGCCAGCCCCGCTGCCGAAATCGCGGAAATCCGCTGGCTGGACATCACCGGGCCCGCCGAGGACCAAGACTTCCCACAGGACCTGGCACCCCTGCTGACGGACCACATCCTGCCCCTGTTGGCGGCGCGGGCGGTCTGA
- a CDS encoding DUF6314 family protein, translating to MNSPSPEPSLRAYLLGSLAASPERGAGHAARWRVERDLLDRSDGTQGTFSGVVLFTPTHDGGLALREEGTMRWPAFTGPASREYVLKPAERPDALDVFFPDGRPFHRMSFTPDANLDTHWCDPDTYRVSYTRQGADAFSYSWDVKGPRKDLLLVSRLERTPE from the coding sequence TTGAACTCTCCTTCCCCGGAGCCCAGCCTCCGCGCCTACCTCCTCGGCAGCCTGGCAGCCAGCCCCGAACGCGGCGCCGGACATGCAGCCCGCTGGCGGGTGGAGCGGGACCTGCTGGACAGGTCGGACGGCACCCAGGGGACCTTTTCCGGCGTCGTCCTTTTCACTCCAACGCACGACGGCGGCCTTGCCCTTCGCGAAGAAGGCACCATGCGCTGGCCTGCTTTCACCGGCCCCGCCTCCCGGGAGTACGTCCTAAAGCCCGCCGAACGGCCTGACGCGCTGGACGTGTTCTTCCCCGACGGCCGGCCGTTCCACCGCATGAGCTTCACCCCTGACGCCAACCTCGACACGCACTGGTGCGATCCGGACACCTACCGCGTGTCCTACACCCGCCAAGGAGCCGACGCGTTCAGCTACAGCTGGGATGTGAAGGGCCCCCGCAAGGACCTGCTGCTGGTCTCACGCCTGGAAAGGACCCCCGAATGA
- a CDS encoding DUF998 domain-containing protein, with amino-acid sequence MSPAATAAPAAAFIPNVASTRHYIGAWAVLSVLQYFLAEAVVALAWAGPRPYDLRTGYISDLGALHCGAYSGRDVCSPLNWLMNASFVVQGVGLLAGAVLLTSGLLRVAARPGTRVDWRRRKPWVAATAVRLLTGAAGAGTVVVGLVPEDLGSPWHYAGAITYFITGGAALLLLGLLWLRKTPMAWFLLVCGGVSLAATATGGLTRMMVPEPGTLERLMGYPVTVGMAAAGLVIAQRVHRHRKERRAVAARTAAV; translated from the coding sequence ATGAGTCCAGCCGCCACTGCCGCTCCCGCCGCCGCCTTCATCCCGAACGTTGCGTCCACCCGGCATTACATCGGGGCCTGGGCTGTGTTGAGCGTGCTGCAGTATTTCCTGGCGGAGGCGGTGGTGGCTTTGGCCTGGGCCGGCCCCCGTCCCTACGACCTGCGGACCGGGTACATCAGCGACCTGGGTGCGCTCCACTGCGGCGCCTATTCCGGCAGGGATGTCTGCTCTCCCTTGAACTGGCTGATGAATGCCTCGTTCGTAGTCCAGGGCGTGGGGCTGCTGGCGGGAGCGGTGCTGCTGACCTCGGGGCTGCTTCGCGTCGCGGCCAGGCCCGGCACCCGCGTGGATTGGCGCCGCCGGAAACCGTGGGTTGCAGCGACGGCGGTACGGCTGCTCACCGGAGCCGCCGGAGCGGGCACCGTGGTGGTGGGGCTGGTCCCGGAAGACCTCGGATCGCCCTGGCATTACGCCGGCGCCATCACGTACTTCATCACCGGCGGGGCCGCCCTGCTGCTGCTCGGCCTGCTCTGGCTGCGCAAGACCCCCATGGCGTGGTTCCTCCTAGTGTGCGGGGGTGTGTCGCTGGCAGCCACGGCGACCGGCGGCCTCACGCGCATGATGGTCCCCGAACCGGGGACCTTGGAACGGCTGATGGGCTATCCGGTCACTGTGGGCATGGCTGCCGCAGGCCTGGTCATAGCGCAGCGGGTGCACCGGCACCGGAAGGAACGGCGGGCAGTAGCCGCGCGGACAGCTGCCGTTTAG
- a CDS encoding inositol monophosphatase family protein: MTTGRHSAAVLDPSLDDYELAAALVREAGQLALLMRMAGLESEQKTSVSDVVTEADHAAEAYVLEQLRRCRPDDGILGEEGASVQGSSGRTWVIDPVDGTYNFLHGSTYWCSAIALKDRQDVLLGAVFQPEEDKLWMGGHDRRATLNGEALTSFSDGGGKRNSISVAELGAATYIHPTWLMDPMCAMPWHAAATSAASLRMLGSGSCDLGRVADGQLGCWFQHSCPEWDWLPGKAIVRAAGGAVDTVRVNGLEWFIAGGTTAVRELRAALESASVG, encoded by the coding sequence ATGACCACTGGCCGACACAGCGCAGCTGTTCTTGACCCCTCATTGGATGACTACGAACTGGCAGCAGCGCTTGTCCGCGAAGCCGGACAGCTGGCGCTCCTCATGCGCATGGCCGGACTTGAGTCGGAACAAAAGACATCCGTCTCCGACGTGGTCACTGAGGCTGACCACGCCGCCGAGGCCTACGTGCTGGAGCAGCTGCGGCGCTGCCGGCCGGATGACGGCATCCTGGGCGAGGAGGGCGCCTCCGTCCAGGGGAGCAGCGGGCGTACTTGGGTGATCGACCCCGTGGATGGCACCTATAACTTCCTGCACGGCTCCACCTATTGGTGTTCCGCCATCGCATTGAAGGACCGGCAAGACGTGCTGCTGGGCGCGGTTTTCCAGCCTGAGGAGGACAAGTTGTGGATGGGTGGGCATGACCGGCGTGCCACCTTGAATGGCGAAGCGCTGACCTCCTTTTCTGACGGCGGCGGCAAGCGCAACAGCATCAGTGTTGCGGAACTCGGGGCGGCCACCTACATTCACCCGACCTGGCTGATGGACCCCATGTGCGCCATGCCTTGGCACGCTGCGGCCACCTCCGCGGCGTCCCTCCGGATGCTCGGCTCCGGTTCCTGCGACCTGGGCAGGGTGGCGGACGGGCAGCTGGGGTGCTGGTTCCAGCACAGTTGCCCGGAATGGGACTGGCTGCCGGGCAAGGCGATTGTCCGTGCCGCCGGAGGTGCCGTGGACACCGTCCGCGTCAACGGGCTCGAGTGGTTCATAGCGGGAGGAACGACGGCGGTGCGCGAGTTGCGAGCGGCCCTGGAGTCAGCCTCGGTGGGCTAG